Below is a window of Candidatus Dependentiae bacterium DNA.
TTAACGTGAGAATCATAACTTAGGGGGATAAGTTGTATGAAGATTTTAATTGTTTGTGTCTGAATTAATTACAGTTTTTCAGATCTTGGTATGCCGACAACGTGAAGAATGCAGCTGCGCAAGAAGAGGCTACGCCGGTAATTTTTACCGTATGCTGTACCCCTGAGAAAAAATATTGCTGTATTAATGAGTGCGTGCGCATGTTTCGTTTTATTGCAGTTTCCACATTTCTATCTCGGGCTGGAACGGTAGATTGTGCACTTTTTAATAATGTATTTAGTTGCCGGCAGCTATAGCTTACGTACGCCAAACTGACCGCCGCTAACGCTTTAGTAATGGCAGCTGAAGCTTCGAACGATTCGCAAGGATTTGAATAGGTAGAGGGATTTGCAAGAAACAAAAATAGAAATAAAGGAGAGAGCTTCATCAAGACATTCCTGTTTTTGAAAGTTGAGTAATGAAAAAGGCCACATGCAATAAAGCATATGGCCTTTTTTTATTTCAATCTAATCAAAGAGATTAGCGATTCCAGCCACCGCCGTTACCGCCACCGTTTGAATAAGAAGAGCGTGGACGGCCACCAAAGCCACCACTACGGCTACCACCGCCGCCTGTACCACCGCCACGGTTGTCAAAACGACGTGGGCGTTGTTCCATCGGACGAGCTTCGTTGACGCGAAGTTGTTGGCCTTCAAGAGAATGACCATTCAA
It encodes the following:
- a CDS encoding RNA-binding protein, whose translation is MMNIYVGNVARTVTEEMLKNLFSQFGEVSSVKLIKDKFTGAARGFAFVEMPSAEESQQAIEQLNGHSLEGQQLRVNEARPMEQRPRRFDNRGGGTGGGGSRSGGFGGRPRSSYSNGGGNGGGWNR